One Triticum dicoccoides isolate Atlit2015 ecotype Zavitan chromosome 3B, WEW_v2.0, whole genome shotgun sequence genomic window, ACAACCTTCCGCCCTCACCCAGGCCCGTCCCCCGCACCATCGAGACCACCCCGTTCCCCACCACCTTCGTCCAGGCGGACACCACCTCCTTCAAGCAGGTCGTCCAGATGCTCACCGGCTCCGAGCAGTCCTCCAAGAACGCCGCCGCGGCGACGACCGCCGCAGGCAACGGCAGCGCCGGGAACCAGGCGGCGAGCGGGAGCGGCCCGTGCCGCCCGAAGAAGCCGTCCTTCAAGCTGTACGAGCGGCGGAGCAGCCTCAAGAACCTCAAGATGATCGCGCCGCTGGCCATGGGGGCGCCGCCGTCGCCGAGGAACGCCTCCGCCGCGCCGGAGATCCTGTCCCCGAGCGTCCTGGACTTCCCGTCCCTCAAGCTCAGCAGCCCGGTGACGCCGCTCACCGGCGACCCCTTCTTCCCCTCGCCGGCGTCGTCCTCGGGGGATGCCGCCGAGCGCGCGGCCATCGCCGACAAGGGCTTCTTCTTCCACCCTTCGCCGCGGGGCGCCGAGCCGCCGCGGCTCCTCCCG contains:
- the LOC119276817 gene encoding VQ motif-containing protein 4-like, whose amino-acid sequence is MEPCTKQFLPMPPQDPNSPSSSTSSSSSSSTSPSHPYHRAQPPHPHNLPPSPRPVPRTIETTPFPTTFVQADTTSFKQVVQMLTGSEQSSKNAAAATTAAGNGSAGNQAASGSGPCRPKKPSFKLYERRSSLKNLKMIAPLAMGAPPSPRNASAAPEILSPSVLDFPSLKLSSPVTPLTGDPFFPSPASSSGDAAERAAIADKGFFFHPSPRGAEPPRLLPLFPVSSPRMAAASATAAPAE